In Schizosaccharomyces osmophilus chromosome 1, complete sequence, the genomic window ACTGTCTTTGTTAAGCCTCTCAACAATACAATGAAAAGTTAAACCAAGAATCTTGAAGCAAGACCAAATTCAgaagtttgttttctaaGGTTATTTGCTACGCTTCGTTATTTcaagttgaagaaatttttcggtttttccttttgtttcgttttcaaaagaaaagggtcctttttctctattcCTTTAACATGAAATCTGTAGCAAATCTTTTATTCCACCACCTCTAGTTTTCTTGTTTCGTCTGTTCTGTTTCATGGTTACGCTGATCCTTTCGCTACAGTATAAGCTTGATTTACGCGAGTAGACAGACTTTGGGTCCAATAAAACAGTCACGggaaatcaaaacaaaccaacGCGTCTGCAATGTTGCCCGTAGGACACGACGAAACATGTCAgagtttcaaaaagtagtTGTCATTGATGCCAAGGGGTATGcttatttataatttcattctttcaattaaacaaaagttaCTAATGCATTTTTATAGCCATCTTATGGGCCGTTTAGCTTCTGTTGTTGCTAAGCAACTTTTGTCGGGTCAAAAAGTCGTCGTTGTCCGTTGTGAAGAATTAAACATCTCTGGCAGCTTCTTCCGTAACAAGCTTAAGTACCTCGCCTACTTGCGCAAGTCTTGCCGTTACAACCCTACTCGTGGTGCTTTCCACTTCCGTGCTCCTTCTCGCATCTTCCAAAAGGCTGTTCGTGGTATGCTTCCCCACAAGAGCCCCCGCGGTCAAGCTGCTTTGGAACACTTGCAAGCTGTTGAAGGTGTTCCCCCTCCTTTCGACAAGCAAAAGCGTGTTGTTGTCCCTGCTGCCCTCCGTGTCTTGCGTCTTAAGCCTGGCCGTAAATACTGCACTGTTGGCCGTCTCTCCTCTGAGGTTGGCTGGAAGTACGCCGACGTTGTTTCCAAGTTGGAAGAACGCAGAAAGGTTAAGAGCGCTGCTTTCTACCAAGCCAAGCACTCcaagcaaaagaaggttGCTGCTGCCAAGTCTGCTTCTTCTATAAACCAAAAGCTTGCTTCCTATGGATACTAACTTCCTTGATtactttttaaataatataaGAAGATGTCATTGAATTTATATGGTAGCTTGAACCTCGTTTTGTAATTACTCTCTTTCGTATACATTCAATCAGtaattcataaatttgTAACTCCTATCTGCTCATTTTCCCAAATATGCtgtttttctattttccaTCATTTGAGACTATGTAAATCCTCACTaataattcattaaatCTTTAGAAATCATAGGTACATCTTGGTTTTCCATTTCTGCCAAGAACTGAATATTTGACACATATTCGGTTTGTGGAGTTGGTCCATGTTCACTAACAGGCGTTTGACTCCACAGTTCTCCAGAATCAACATTGCTTTCGCTTTTCGATGCGTAATCTTCAGTCATATTTCCTGACGAGGGTAGGTCATAATCCAATTGTAGATCGTCGGCGGAATTTACAGCTGAATTGGCTTTCTCTCGTAAAACAGGGCTTGGTTCTAAATATTGAGGGAAATAGCCCCGTGCAAACCGATTAGGTGGCTTATGATAAACAGACGCAAGAGTACCTACGTTTAGTAAAAGCTGCTCACTCATTTCTGGGTCATATGCGTTGGCTTCCACATCCACCGGAGGTGCATTCGTCAAAATTACCTTCCTTGCGAAATCTGGATTTGTTGATAGCATTCGAGAATATATGATGCCTCGGTCGCGCAAATCCGGATCTTGTATTTCCTCAGTACATAGTTGCAAAACTTTGGTGACCATTTCTAAACCAGCAGCAGGCATCTTCAGAAATAGCTTGGTAGCCGCCGTCAATATAGTCAACTGCAATTCTAAAGGTTCATATAAGAACCCTTCTACGTACTCCCCCATTAACATGCGCGAGTCTTCAATTGACTCAGCATAGTGACCAAGTAACCATATAAAAGCTGACTTTGCTTCTGCCTCATCGAAAAACTCCATATTCTTCAATAAAATGGAAAGCAAGTGTTTATAACGAGAAGGATATTTTCTTAATATATCCCTACTGACGATCACAGCCTCTTGTACCACATAGGATATTTTTGTATCAATTAATTTAACAAGACAGTCAACACAGTCATCTGCTCGGCTTTCAATCTTTACAGCCAAATGACCTATATACCGAACAGATTTTCTTGACAATTCAATGTCAACCTCTGAAGCATATTCCATGAACTCTGGTAGAATATGATCAAGATTCTCCTCATTTGCTAGTTTCGACAATATACTGAATTTTTCTAGTTTAACATTTGCAGGATCATCAAAatgacaaaagaaaaaatgtaaatcTGACTGAAAAATCTCTGGATATGCGTCCAGTATTATTTCCACATTGCGTAAAAGAACATATTGAGTCGCTGAAGGTTTCCTAGCTAATAAAGTTACCAAAGGTGGAACAACCTTTCTAAGATGATCTTTAATAAGAACCTCATCAGTCATATAATTTATATAGTAAAGTGTTGCTTTTATAGTCCCCATGCAAACTGCTGTGTTTCCATGCTGAAGCCAAGGTGATATCCGTTCAGCAAAGCTTTCGGCTTCTCCAGGCTGTTGTGGAACATAATATATAAGAGAATCGAAAATAATGGTTTGTAGCCATCTAGTTAAGTCTGTCAATATCATATGAGGTTGTAAGCGAAACTTACTCTGTGCAATCATTCAAGCAGTCCACTATTTTTGATGTAACCTCTTTAGTGAGAGTAAGCTTAAAGACATCTGAAGACTGAACGATAGAAATAAGGACGGCTAAAGCATTTGTAACAACCTATTCATGTCAGCAAAAGACGAAAACACCCGACTTACAAGAGAAGACTCATCATTTAGCATTTCtcttaaattttttattaatcCTGACGATTCAACTATCTTTCGGTCATAAGAATAGAGTCTGGCAACTCCCATAACGGCTGTTTTTCGCACATAGGGATCGATATCATCCAGTAATCGAATAACTGGATCAAGCGAAGCAAcccaaaaatttttaatatgAACTGAAgtcaaagttttcaaagaaaaatcacGTAAGACCGGGTTCGAAGAATGTACACCCTATGATGAATCATTAGTTCCCTTATTATGTGAAACGAGGTAACTTACTTTGAGTACCACCGGAATTGCTTTTGTCGCTTCGGAAGGATTTATGCTGTTTACTGTAAGTAAGTCAGAAATGAGGAAGTACGAACCTTGCGaaacttttcagaaaaaggtaacacaatttcttcaaatcaACATTGCTGGTTTCCATGCAGTTTATTATAGCaggaaaaagagaaatcaTATTATAACCCATCGACATATTCgctattatttttttcattgcaTTAATCTTCTTGCCAGACTTGTCTTTGGAATCAACTCGAAGAATAGCCTCCAATTCAGAAACCTCTGACTTTTCAATCATtaataaaaacttttttaataaatctTTGTCTTACAGACTCAGAATGGGAAGAGTTCCC contains:
- a CDS encoding 60S ribosomal protein L13/L16; its protein translation is MSEFQKVVVIDAKGHLMGRLASVVAKQLLSGQKVVVVRCEELNISGSFFRNKLKYLAYLRKSCRYNPTRGAFHFRAPSRIFQKAVRGMLPHKSPRGQAALEHLQAVEGVPPPFDKQKRVVVPAALRVLRLKPGRKYCTVGRLSSEVGWKYADVVSKLEERRKVKSAAFYQAKHSKQKKVAAAKSASSINQKLASYGY
- the apl1 gene encoding AP-2 adaptor complex beta subunit Apl1 — protein: MVSVGLPSGNSSHSESSEVSELEAILRVDSKDKSGKKINAMKKIIANMSMGYNMISLFPAIINCMETSNVDLKKLCYLFLKSFASINPSEATKAIPVVLKGVHSSNPVLRDFSLKTLTSVHIKNFWVASLDPVIRLLDDIDPYVRKTAVMGVARLYSYDRKIVESSGLIKNLREMLNDESSLVVTNALAVLISIVQSSDVFKLTLTKEVTSKIVDCLNDCTEWLQTIIFDSLIYYVPQQPGEAESFAERISPWLQHGNTAVCMGTIKATLYYINYMTDEVLIKDHLRKVVPPLVTLLARKPSATQYVLLRNVEIILDAYPEIFQSDLHFFFCHFDDPANVKLEKFSILSKLANEENLDHILPEFMEYASEVDIELSRKSVRYIGHLAVKIESRADDCVDCLVKLIDTKISYVVQEAVIVSRDILRKYPSRYKHLLSILLKNMEFFDEAEAKSAFIWLLGHYAESIEDSRMLMGEYVEGFLYEPLELQLTILTAATKLFLKMPAAGLEMVTKVLQLCTEEIQDPDLRDRGIIYSRMLSTNPDFARKVILTNAPPVDVEANAYDPEMSEQLLLNVGTLASVYHKPPNRFARGYFPQYLEPSPVLREKANSAVNSADDLQLDYDLPSSGNMTEDYASKSESNVDSGELWSQTPVSEHGPTPQTEYVSNIQFLAEMENQDVPMISKDLMNY